One window of the Methanofastidiosum sp. genome contains the following:
- a CDS encoding AraC family transcriptional regulator, producing the protein MSDDIFHIKSISHLHELIGFDKPTHPLISIIYVSQLEIPEEQIGVKLTSSLYNIGLKDKSCGLQYGRNAYDFNEGVMYFTAPNQIQAVGKAQKKNEIKGWVINFHPDLIRNTPLGKTIDSYHFFSYDVHEALHLSDSEQKTINDCVNIIKNEISERIDNHSQTVISSSLELLLNLSQRFYERQFNTRSAKNSDIVSQFQSLLKEYYAKGYFTERGTPSIDYFAEKVFLSSNYLSDLLKKETGYTAKDQINNFIIEKAKTLLISESDSVSEIAYTLGFNYPHYFSRLFKIKTGMTPQEYRQMN; encoded by the coding sequence ATGTCAGATGATATTTTTCATATAAAATCGATAAGCCATTTGCACGAGTTAATTGGGTTTGACAAGCCAACTCATCCACTTATCAGCATTATTTATGTTTCACAACTTGAGATTCCGGAAGAACAAATTGGAGTGAAGCTCACCAGCAGTTTGTATAATATTGGATTAAAAGATAAAAGCTGCGGGTTACAATATGGTCGTAACGCTTATGATTTTAACGAAGGTGTTATGTACTTTACTGCGCCCAACCAAATACAAGCAGTAGGAAAAGCACAAAAGAAAAATGAAATTAAGGGTTGGGTAATAAACTTTCATCCCGATTTAATTCGAAATACTCCGTTAGGTAAAACAATTGACAGCTATCATTTCTTCTCGTACGATGTCCATGAGGCCTTGCATCTGTCAGATTCAGAACAAAAAACTATCAATGATTGCGTTAATATTATCAAGAATGAAATTTCTGAGCGTATCGACAATCATAGCCAAACAGTTATTTCGTCATCCTTAGAGTTGCTCCTGAATTTGTCACAACGTTTTTACGAACGTCAATTCAATACTCGTTCAGCAAAGAATTCTGACATAGTAAGCCAGTTTCAATCATTACTAAAAGAATACTACGCAAAAGGATATTTTACTGAACGTGGAACTCCATCTATTGACTACTTTGCCGAAAAAGTATTCCTTTCTTCTAACTACCTGAGCGATTTATTAAAAAAGGAAACGGGTTACACAGCTAAAGATCAAATTAATAATTTCATTATTGAGAAAGCAAAAACACTCCTAATTAGTGAATCAGACTCAGTGAGTGAAATTGCCTACACTTTGGGATTTAATTATCCGCATTATTTTAGTCGACTGTTTAAAATTAAAACAGGAATGACACCCCAAGAATATAGACAGATGAATTAA